TCTGGACAAACATTGGGGACCTCCTGGTTTATTAAAAGGTTATATAATGTATGTTCATTCAGCACaatgtatttaaatgtcattGCTTTTATCTTTCTTAGAATCAATccgactaattattatgcactggTTGCTCAGCTCATCCAAGAGGTCAAGGTTAAGCATGGTCCAGTTTGCCCCTTCTGGTAAATGTTGTAACTACACCACTCCGATAGGACAAAAGGCATCTTTCTCCTTCATCTTCCCCTATTTTTTCACAGTATTTACTATTAGTTGACtgcctttttcttttgttttgttgtattttcagaATTGCTTGTAGATTATTGTACTATTTGTACATGCCAAGCTTTCACAAATGGACAATCCCATGTAATATGCAGCTATTTTAGCGGGTAAATGCACCATTTTATTCACAAAGTCAAATACACTTGAGTTTCTTCATGTGAAACGATCACAagtccacaacaacaacaacaacatcaacaacatgaTTGCACATTAACTTCATTACAGGTCGAAAAGTTTTCTTTTCACCTTTTTAGATAAAAGAACAGCAGTCTACGACATCTACAAAATGAAAAGCTCCATCACTTTGCTACTATGCTCTTTggcaaatacaataaaaaagcatCATGAAGGGCCGAGTCACAAAACAGCAATGAAGAAAATAAGAATTATCCCCTAAAGGCACCACAAAAGCATGTGTCCTTCAGCAAATCCAGCCCATTTCCTATCAGGATTTACCTTGTACACAATACTGATGAAATAATACAGCAAAACATTAgccaattatcttttttttctttaatttttcctttaaaGGATGCTAGTTTTGTTCATATTCAAAAGcaattataatcatttataatatatacagtaggtaaACCATATAGGGCCAGATTTACAAACAGCTTGTGTTTACAAACcatcttttggtgttaaaataggCCTACTAgcctactgtcaggatttactaaagatgcgCATTAAAGCattagcgctgaaaaggcgtggacagttaatttttatattattaatttatgggaggagagtattaaaattaATCACGCAACACAATTTAATAATGTTTGCACTCGccaatttactggtatttgcgctgctcttggtagattccgctggtcattatggaaataatctggttgcgtctgtgttctttaatgtgcgcaTTGTTAGTAAAGCATCCGCAGAATTTTTCCCTGCCATCTGTGCTTTTATGAAATTGCGCTCAAGCACTGATTTGCCcggtttagtaaatctggcccatagTATCAAGATACTTAAGAACATAGAGAACAAATAGCACTGGATAATCTGGATATCATTAATAcacaagaaaatacaaataagatcattcaaattcatacaaattaacCACCAATTCACTAAAATAGTTGCGATATTCAccacacttttacatttttacattgttcaCGTACACAAGATGGATGTCTTTGACCATGTCattacttttttgcttttttcatgttttaaaatgtttcaaacatgTCTAGAGACACCTCCATTCTGATCAAGTCTACCGTTTCTCTCATCCATTGTTTGATCTGAAGAGTCTCACGTCTcaagtaatgtattttttaatatttaatttatttaaccaTGAAGGTCCTGTTGAGATACAGTATCTTTTCTACCAGGGAGTCCTTGTTTCAGGTCTGaactttcagttttgtttttgcaacaataacaacaacaaaaatcccaTCTGTGCACATGCAGGCCCCATGTGCCTCTCAGTTTAAGCACATTTACTATAGACATAGACATTTATCTTTAAATATCATTGAAACTGCGTTAATTAACAGTTAATTAACAACTTTACTTACCAACATTGATTGCAACCGGGGTAGCGTTTCCCTGTGGTTTAGTGAAATGCTGCCACTGATTGCAGCAGAGTTAGAATTCAGTTACAGATAACCGAAAGACCATAGAAtgttccattgtcctcatttttgattgtattttcaTTTGTACTTTCAGAGAGAAAAGAACAAACACCTATTACAATACAAAATCCAATCCATCAATAATCAACAGGCAAAAAACCTTCCCAATTTTATGTGGTTCCTACAACTTaacttttaaaagaactgttcaaccaaaacatgaaaattctgttattaattactcaacAAACCTGCCTGCTGttgcaaatgtaaaattttaaacaagacgtacatttttttgttttgttttgtttgttttttgagtgaactCTTTCTATAATGGAGCTGTAGAAGAAGTAGTTAAGCTCTAATTGCAGACAACATTGCCATTGACAAGGCTGAAGCTGGCCACAGAGTGGTTCTGGGTACTTTTGATTGAACTCTGTCGTGTATTGTTACGCCTAGCGGTTTGTGAATACGTCAAGATGGACGGGCAACAGCAGCAAAGCTGCTTGTTGAACTGCTTTCTAAAGGATTTGCTGAGCAGGTAGAGAGCAAAGGGATTCACACAAGAGTTGGTGAAGGCAAGGATACGTGCGCACACGCTGGAGATGAAATGGGCCATTGAGGTGTCCACTTCTGTGTAATGGTAGGACCGGTAGAGGTAAATCACATGGTTCGGAAGCCAGCAGATGGCAAAGAGACCCACAAACACCAGCACGGTCTTGGCAAGCCGTATCCGTGACTCAATCTATGGTTTACAAGCACAGATATCACATGTGCAGAAAAGTTAAAATCACAGACTGTCCTCAGATCacctaataatattttaaagctgaagtgtgtgatttttcaattaaaaatgcttttaaaaaaactctATTCCAGCTGTTTCAACTTTCTGACCATCCTGACACAACAACACAGGCTCAACCAATGATGTGATTTTGAGGTGAGGCTAATTGTTTGTTCAACCAATAGCAGACTACACTAAAAACTAAACACTTCAGCTTTcttttattactactactatattttattctgcatttatttctgttatcctcatatttttaaatgtattaaaaatcataagaaatttatgatacacactgaaaaaatgattgagtttactatttttcttttatgttagtggttgcaatcaatttattttagttagatttaaataaacaaatttagatgactaactttcaaatttttttttttaaatgtagctaaaataaattgttagcaACCACttacattaaaagaaaattgtaaatTCAGTGAATAATATTTTCGGTGCAGGTACCTGTGAAACCAAATGGTCTTATAGGTTTAGTACATATGGTTCTTTACATACAGGTATGGTTCCTTTCAAATACAGACTGTATTATTCATATAACAATAGAACAGCTGGGTAGATGTTTCTGGTCTCAAGTTGTATTataaaaaccttttgaaaataGCTCCTGAACCACCATTCAAGACCAATTAGGACAAGCAGAGAGGTTCACTTTAACATTGCAGATGCACTTAGGCTTATGGAAACGCTGGCATTCTCAGAAAGGAAAATGTTACAATAATATGTTACAACTACTCTAAattccaaatataaaatataagtgtttgaaaaaatcattctttgacttaaaaaaatcatttaattaaattattaatttttttagattaacacagaaaatatacacaaataaatatttttaaaattacactgTGCTTGTCATAAACACATCCCTTGAAGCTGgaatgttaaaaatgatttctggGCCTTTATGAATTTTGTATGTCTACCTGTAAACTAAGTCAAACCAGGATGTATAAATGGGAAGAAGTGATACAATAACTGTAATTGCAACACTCAAAGCTGGCACCAGCTATTAATTGTTAAACCATTCCAACTTCAACAAAAGCAGTACTTGACCTTTAAACTCACCTGCCTCCGAATGTGCGCATTTCCCTCCACAGGCATGTTAATCGCACTCTGAATCAGACTTCTGGCAATAAAGATGTAGTACACAGAAATAATGAAAAGAGGAATGATGTACAGAATAAGGAAGGAGGCCATGGAATGGATTTTGGGGTGCAGATCTCCAGCGTGAGGGTAAGGAGCACATGCTTTAAAAGTCTCATTGGTTTCTGGGATGTGGAAGGAGTGTAGATCAGAGAACACCACCTCAGGAATGGCCAGGATCATGGAGAGCAGCCAGATTGACGCAGCCCTAAGGCAGACCTTTAGCGAGGCTTTAGATGTCTGGATATCCATTGGCTTGACGATGGCCTTGTATCTAAGAGACAGAAAAGGACCCAGTAACAGAAGGAACCATTTTAATTAAGAATCTAATCTTAAGAACAATATTTTAATTGAGAGCGAACACACATCTAAAGAAAATGATGACTATTTGTTTGAACGGACATGACTAATTAGCTCATGGCATATGGCAGGATAAATAAAGGGGACTGCTAACCACAGTTTTCTCTCTATGGACTGCTGAGTTGCTGAGTTCAGTCCAGTTGTACAGTATGTAACCCAATGTTCCCAACCCCTAGCATTACCAACATAAaaaaagggttattttttttgcaaaataaattgttatattatattatattatattatattatattatattatattatattatattatattatattatattatattatattatattatattatattatattatattatattatgctacATTCAGctgtgaaaaaaatgttaattttggtttACAAAACAATAGGCCTAGAAACAAGATGAcgaatgtaatattaatattattaatattaacattaatattattaatattaacattaatattattaatattaatattaatattattactcaAAGGCCATTTTCGCAactattgctaaaaaaaataaattgcatggcACAAGTTGcgtttgtataaaataatacagcTTGATTCATAAAAGTTTCCAAGCAGACCTTGGATGCAGCATTCCTATGGATGATAAAGAATATTAGGAACTAAAATGCAAAAGGATGAGGTTATGAGGTTGCTAATTGCTCATTTCGCATTTCACATTATTTAATCCTAgcgaaaaactacattacccatgattctgttAATGAATCTCCACCAATCACAGATGAAAACAAGCAAATCACACCAAAAGGAACTTTTTAGTGGCCACCCCAGTCACATGAAGCACTGTGAATGATGTAATTAAGTTTAAATacttgcatactgtatatatgcatattttgcaatagatgtacaatatattgttatttttatataatcaacATCATTAGTAGTTGTTTAActttcttgtcattttatttgattgtcatttgcagtgcttcatgggactGTAGTCTTTCCATTATTAGTCTTTTACCTAGGACTTTTTGTCCAATTTTTAAATACTTGTTACTTCAAATCAAATtttgtagctggttggtttggttcatggcttataatgctttaaggaacacttttaaaaatacccCATGgtagaaataaacagaaaaatgtttgCAGAACTAAGGCCGCTGAAAAAGTTTAGCAGGAAATATCAGATCACTAGAGgtggttgaccaatcagaacagaCTAACCcaagcattaaaaaaagttaccAGAAGTGACAGTAGCTGATCTATTCTATGTCTAATTTTAAGCCCTAAATACAGACCACAGGAAAAGATCCTCCCACCTATGAGTGCCATCTACCATCTGTTCATGGCTGTTCACCTACATGAGAAATCAAGCCTCCAGTGCTTATTAGACTCCTACCACATAGATCATggaactgtctctctctctttctctctatttagacatttttttcattttctttatatcAGATGGAGACAAAATGTAAGTGGAATTTCATTTCAATCAACTGCATTTGTATAGTGCATTCCCAATAAAGCAGCCTTACAAAGAAttgtgcctaaaaaaaaaaaaacctcagtcaGTGACTCCTAAAAGAATTCTGAGAAACCATATTTcctgttttgaataattttgtaaagtaTTAATGAACAATAATGATTCTTCATAATTTTAAGAAATTGACTTTTTGATTTGACTTTAGAATGTCACAACTGTTTCTCATTTAATCTGACAACAACTTGACCCTCAGTTGATCCACTGACCTTGAGGTGCACTTGTTACTCCTGAGTGCAATGGCATCAACACTAACAGGCAGAGGAAGCAGTTCATTTTTCTCAATCATTAagcatgttatttttcatttccaCTCATCTGCTACTATCACACTTCAAGTCACACACTTCCTCGGGAGAACAGACAGACCAAGAAGGCATAAAATTGCAGCCTTGTGTAAATGGGATACAAATATAgagtagaatagaacagaatagaatgtGTTCCGATCTAAACCACTAAAGTCAGCCTTATCTTCTATATTGTGAATCACACAAAAGTCAGGTTTTGGTATGTTCTcagagttttttgtgtgtgttactaaaatcttttgaatataaaattacaaaatgatgtTATAAAgacaaatgaacacatacacTGCTTTTCATCTGAATTGTTTTGACAAGTGGGACAGATCATCAGAAAgataattaacattagttaacaaaaATACTATTCATGATTAGTTCACGTTAGCTtaatccattaaataatattaacagctttaaatttaggttttaataatgtattagtcaCACTAATGAATAAACAAACCCAGTCTACTAAAAATAGACCCTTACCAATAATTCAATACGATTTTGCAACAGTATACACATTTTCAATATTCTTATTAACCACAATAATCCTTTCGTATTTTTATAGAGGCTTATGTTTAAGAAGAAcattgcattctcagacttgatCACATACACTGGAGGAGGTACGTTTAATGACTCACATTTTAATTGCTTCCTAATATTTGAAAGGCAATCGATCATGAAACCTAATGTCCCTGTTTTATGATTTCCGACTTTTGCTGAACTCGACCTAATCATGATATGCAGaatttggggagaaaaaaaaactgccgtTTATGTTACTGTGAGTAATGGTCATCACAtagtaataaattacaataacatttaaatagaaatagtGGGTTATTGTAAAGTGATGCCGAACAATTGAAGTTTTTGCTGAGGCAAAGAAGAATGGGCTGTTTAGACTTGCTACCTGTCCGCTGCCAGCGCTGTGAGCGTGAACACCGAGACTCCAACCGATGTCAGCTGGATGAACGGGATGAGTTTACAGCCCATCCGCCCGAAAAGCCACTCGTCCGCTAGAAACTTGCTGGCATCCACGGGCGCGCAGGTGACCAGCAGCAGCACATCTCCGAGAGCGAGACTCGACATGAAGAGATTTGGCACATTGCGCATGGATTTTACGATGCAAAACGTCCTAATGAGCGTCACATTACCAATTAGTCCAGCAGTGATGAGGAGCGCGTAAACGGTGGCGATAACGATGCCTGAATGCAAGTGCGGATGCTCCGGAGCAGCGCTGATGTTGCTGAGCTCCGGAGAGTCGCCCAGAAACTTTACAACGTCCGTCGGTGTTAATATTAAATCAGGCATGTTATCAGATCAGCTCGTGTTCATTTTGAATCTCAAGTATTCACGAATATTGCCATTAATGTAGTGTGTTCCGGTGGTAGTCCTCGAGCGCATCCTGCGCGCAAATGGAGAGTCCATGTGAGGTTTGGCTCCTATATGCCAATTGATGCGCCCGCGCTCTCAAGTGCAGAGggtaacatattaaaaaatatcaacaacTGTTAAATCTGTCACAGTTAACTGCACTAatgaattatcatttttatcacCCTGCTGAAATTTGTAATGGgattattatgaaatgtaatgtgaactttaaatgcactttattattcattttggtACATTTTCGCAAATAGTGATTTTTCAAAACCATTTACTTCTCTGAATACAAAAATCAGTTcttctatttttataaattctattttcacatatattattattaataatattaaattactttaagtaaatttgctggagagagagagagagagagagagaaagagagagagagagagagagagagagagagagagagagagattcaacataaacatacaaacatacaatgatattattttctttactttttcccCAGCTATGCAACTAAGAATAAAATGTCAGCTAGGTCCCCTGGCAACTGTGAATCattattatatgcatattttttctttctcaaaatatGCGTCTTTCTCAAGCCTGTTACTGGAAACATCACCACTACAACTTTTTCTAATTAAACGTTCCTGATTTAACTCATCAGGCTGTTAGGGGAGACTCAGACAAGGATGACATCCAAAATGTGTGCTAATGGTGTGCCTCCAGGAATAAGAAAACCCACTGCAATAGGTAATGTAGTACACCATGATAGTAATAATCATGaataaagaaaactgaaaaagacAGCGCTGCAGTGACGGCTTCAATGAAGGCGTATTTACTCTGATTGAATAATAAAAGcatatgcaaaaaacaaaagcTCAGCACATTACAGTATCAACACATGTAAGTTATCACTCTTTCCCAGTAATTACTGAATGTAAACATGAGTGACTTCAAACACTTTCCATTACAATAGATGAAATAAGAAAATACAGTCAACAGGTTATTTAACAAACTCTATACGGTTCACATGCTTTAATCTCAAAAAAAGGCATGTGTCATTTACAACTGACACAGTGACACTCAAATCACATGCTTTTTCTAGAAACAGGATAAGATACTCAGAATGTACACATAAGCACCAAACGATATATAACATCTTCATTAATATTTACCCCTAACAATGAAAAGAAAGAATTAAAATGACGATACAAGAATACAGCTGGGATAACATGTTCAATTCTAAAGGCTGATCAATTACGTTACTTGTATCTCATGTAACGTTacttacaataaatacaataaatacaataaagacaCATGAAAGATTAATGAAGATAAACGTAATGCATAACACAGGCACAAAGGGGTTAAATTACCTAAATGTGCCAGTTTAAGATAACTCATAAGTCTGAAACAACACCATGAACTTATATGCACACAAATAACATCGACATACCGACCATCTATTACATATAGTGGCTATCGTAAGTTATAACTATAACTATGGATCTATGAGACTGAATGATGACTGTCACCACGGTCTTACCTTGAATGACACAATTCTGCTACTCTTCCgaaaactaatgtaaacaaagtcaGGTGACTGACCCTGAGTGGTTGGTTCACTATAAAACATCCGGGTGAACAATGCACTTCCTCTTGCCTGAAACGCCTCAGTTCATCCCGAGTGACAAGAGATGGTGACAGTCATCATTCGGTCTCATAGATCCATAGTTATATCATAACTTACGATCTATTTCGACCTCACTCAGACCGTCACCACGGTCTTACCTTGAATGACTAGTACCATCAAGGTCACGGGTGGTGAGAAGCCTCTCCTTTCCCACATCCCTGCTTAGAAGCTGACCGTAGAACTGCAGACCCAAATGAATCTGGTGAGCACGCCATGGTACTCCATGAGGCCGCTGCACATATAACTGTAAGTGCCACATCTTTTAGTGCTGCCCATGATGTGGCTAGACTCCTAGTAGAATGAGCCACCAGGTTCCCTGGAACTGGTAAGCTCTGGGTGGAGTATGCTTGTGCAATAGTGTTCACTATCCAGTGTGAGAGACGCTGCTTCAAGATTGGTTGTCCAGtactttttttatcaaaacacAGAAACCACTGAGTATGTGACTGCCGTAACCCCTGTGTGCGCTCAATGTATGTGCGGAGTGCTCTTACTGGGCACAGACTTGAAAGGTCAAGACCTGTAGATAAAGAATCTGGGTCAGATTTTGCAATGAGTTGTCTCGGCTGTCGCAAACAGATCAGTATGAGCTGTGCCAAACCGGTCCCATATCAGACCTTCCACCTCTGGATGCAGGCGCCATTCCCCTGGGGGAGGCCCTGTCCGAGAGGGGAGATCGGCAGCCCGGTTCACTACTCCCGGTATGTAGATTGCCCTGAATGAGGCGAGCCTTGGATGGGCCCAAAACAGAAGTCTCCTGGACTCCTCGAGGCAACGCAATGACCTGGTGCCTCCCTGATGATTGATGTGATAAACTGTTGACAAGTTGTTGGTTCTCACCAGGACATGCTTGTTTTGCAGAAAAGGAATCAGTTGTCTCAAGGCCATGTAAACTGCCCTTAACTCTAACACATTGTTATGTTCCATGTTCCAGGGAAACAACCATGAGCCTCTCACTGTTCTGCCTTGACACCGGAACTAAATTCTGTAACCATTTTTTAATGTAGCCAGGCATAGTTGGGAGCACGTTCCAGCCACCCTTTTGGTATTGCTATGCAGTCCCTTCTTGGGGGCCTGTGCCCCTGGGATTCTGCTTTCTCTGAGGTGGATCCCTAACTGATGACTGGGACTGGCCCACCTGTCTGCGCCATGGTTCCCACCTGGCATTTCTACTGTCATCAAATCTCCGAAAACGACTATTCTGTCTTCCACCAATCTCCCATGGTTGTGGTCGATTAAAATGGGGAGGCTGTGGAGGCTGACAGCCTTGATATGACTGTCTAGTTATCCAAGAGCGGCCAAATGTGCGCTGCTCTGACTCTCTTCTACAACGCGCTTGTTCTGCTTTATCAAGTATTGCTTGAGAATCCGGGTGAAACACCCGACCTGGAGTAACTGGCATGTAAGTCAATTCTTTTCTGATATTGTCAGGCAGGGAGGTTTGTGCTAACCAGATCTGCCTACGAGAAAGTATTGAAGATGACATAGAGGCACCAATGTCCCTAGTAAGCTGTGCATGTGTAGCAAGGGCTGCATCCACTAAACCTAAAATGTCCCGATCCTCCTGACATATAATTTTTCTCAAAGCAGCTAGAATTATGGCTAGAGCATTACCAGACCAGGCTGCACGTGTGGCCACATTATAAGTCAGACACACCAGATTATCGGTCTTCTCACATTCTTTCCTGGGACACCGGGGGTCATCAGTCACCCGGATGTTTTATAGTGAACCAACCACTCAGGGGACTCAGTAGgactttgtttacattagttctCAGAAGAGTAGCAGAATGGCGTCATTCAAGGTAATGCAGTGAATTCAGTGAATGCACGTAACATCTTTTAAGCACAAATAAGAATTTAAACACTATTTAgcaatattagaaaaataaaatttttatcaaATGGATTCAAAGAAAATGTACCACATAAACATAACTTGTATTCAATATTCACTATATCACACTCTTGTATTCAATTTTCAATATATCACAATAACAGATTAAATATGATCAGAACACAGTAATGCATCATCTTGAAAACACTGTCCGAATCCTTTTATTATATGTAATTCTCAATGACAAACCTACACTCTGGCGTAAAATATAAATAGCACTTGGCTTTGAAGCATGTTGGTAGCCATCTACTTACATACTACATACTAGTACATACT
This DNA window, taken from Cyprinus carpio isolate SPL01 chromosome B11, ASM1834038v1, whole genome shotgun sequence, encodes the following:
- the LOC109056604 gene encoding gastrin-releasing peptide receptor, coding for MPDLILTPTDVVKFLGDSPELSNISAAPEHPHLHSGIVIATVYALLITAGLIGNVTLIRTFCIVKSMRNVPNLFMSSLALGDVLLLVTCAPVDASKFLADEWLFGRMGCKLIPFIQLTSVGVSVFTLTALAADRYKAIVKPMDIQTSKASLKVCLRAASIWLLSMILAIPEVVFSDLHSFHIPETNETFKACAPYPHAGDLHPKIHSMASFLILYIIPLFIISVYYIFIARSLIQSAINMPVEGNAHIRRQIESRIRLAKTVLVFVGLFAICWLPNHVIYLYRSYHYTEVDTSMAHFISSVCARILAFTNSCVNPFALYLLSKSFRKQFNKQLCCCCPSILTYSQTARRNNTRQSSIKSTQNHSVASFSLVNGNVVCN